The nucleotide sequence CAGGTGTAGTACATGATGTTACCGGACGGTTCATCCCTTTAATATCAACTATACAGAGTCTGCAACTACCGAATGGAGAGAGTTTGGGGTGAAAACAAAGAGTTGGAATATATATGTCGTTCTGTCTTGCTGCCTCAAGAATTGTTGTTCCTTCCTTTACAACAACCTTTCTATCATTTATAGTAAGTTCTATCATCTAAACAACCTCAAATTTCAAAAATCAATCCTGAAACAAGCCTGTCTTTGCATTTTCAACTAACATATCTGCTGGGCCTATTTTCACTGCATTAAACTTTGTGGGACAGACCTCATAGCACCGGCGGCACTTAATGCAGAGGTCCTGATTGATTTTATGAAGCTGTTTTTTCTCGCCAGTAATCGCATTCGGAGGACACTCCTTTAAACACAAACCACATCCCTTACATGCGACTTCATCTATGTAGAAAGTTATCAGGTCTCTGCAGACCCCTGCCTTACACCATTTTTCTTTTATATGTGATTCATACTCATCCCTGAAATATTTTATGGTAGTCAGAACAGGGTTTGGTGCAGTCTGCCCGAGACCACAGAGAGAGGTTACTTTTATATCATTTCCAAGTTCAAGTAAAATCTCTATGTCCCCTTCCTTGCCATTTCCTGCAACAACCCGCTCGAGTATCTCAAGCATCCGTTTGGTCCCTACCCTGCACGGAATACATTTACCACAAGACTCATTCTGTGTAAACTGGAGGAAAAATCTTGCTATCTCGACCATACAGTCCATCTCATCGAGGACAACCATTCCTCCTGAACCTATAATAGAACCAGCACTGGCAAGGGATTCATAATCAACCGGTATATCTAATAACTCTGCTGGAATGCATCCGCCAGATGGTCCTCCTGTCTGCACAGCCTTAAATGCCCTTCCCTTTTCTATTCCACCTCCAATGTCATAGATTATCTCTCTCAGAGGAATCCCCATAGGAACCTCAATAAGCCCTGTATTTTTAATCTTTCCTGTCAATGCAAAGACTTTTGTCCCTTTACTCTTTTCTGTGCCAAAGGACGCAAACCACTCTGCACCATTTCTGATTATAAAGGGCACATTTGCAAGGGTCTCCACATTATTGATTACTGTTGGTTTTCCCCATAGACCACTGTAAACAGGAAAAGGTGGCTTTGCAGTTGGCATTCCCCTCTTACCCTCAATAGAGGCAATAAGTGCTGTCTCTTCACCGCATACAAAGGCACCAGCACCGAGCTTGATCTTTATGTCAAAATTAAATCCTGTTCCGAATATATTTTTACCCAGGAGTCTTTTTTCTCTTGCCTGATCGAGTGCCTTACCGAGTCTCTCAACAGCAAGAGGATATTCTGCTCTGATATATACATAGCCTTTGTTTGCCTCTATAGCGTATGCACCTATAATCATTCCCTCTATGACAGCATGAGGATTACCCTCAAGAACCGCTCTATCCATGAAAGCGCCAGGGTCACCCTCATCAGCATTACAGATCATATATTTACGGTCAGATTGAACCTTTCTGCATATCTCCCACTTGTTACCTGTAGGGAATCCTGCTCCACCTCTTCCCCTGAGACCTGACCTCTTAATAATATCTATCGTCTCTTCAGGCGTCATTGAGGTAAAGACCTTCTTTGTTGCCTCATAACCTCCAACTGAAATATATGCATTGATATCCTCAGGGTCTATCTCGCCACAATCAGAGAGCACGACCTTTATCTGTTTCTTATAGAAATTGTGATAGCCGTCTCCAACAACCCATTCTTTTACAGGAGTGCCACCGATAATATGGTCTCTGACAATCCTTGAGACCATATCAGGCTTGACATATTGATATGTTGTCTTGTTACTGTCTATAATTACATCAACAAGCACATCTTTTGCACACAATCCAAAACATCCAACCTTATGTAGAGAACAGTGTTTCTCTATGTTGACTTTTATATCAACTACTTTAAGTTCATTTTCGAACACTTCAATAACATCCGTTCCCCCCGCCGCAATACCTCCTGGCCCCATACAGACTTTTACTTTTATATCAGCCGTCATCTTTTTTCACCCCTGAGTTTCTTTATCTCCTTCGAGAGTCTATCGGTAGTCATTCTGCCATGAACCTTTTTGTTAACTATAACAACAGGTGCAATACTGCATGTTCCTACACATGCTACCTTCTCTATAGTGAATTCCCTGTCCTCCGTAGTATCTTCACCCTCGATGAGATTAAGTTCCATTCTTAAGCCATCGATTAACCTCTCAGAGCCTTTTACATGACACGCTGTCCCACAGCATGCAGTAATGATATTTTTGCCTGTCGGTTTTAAATGGAACTGGGCATAGAAAGTAACAACACCAAAGAAACTACTTGAGGGGATATCAAGTTTTTTTGAAAACCATTCTACTGCTTCTCGAGGAATATAACCAAAAGCCTCCTGAACCTCCTGAAGCAAGGAGATGATATTACCTTCATTCTTTCTATAGTTATCGAGGATCTGTTTAAGTGTTTCTTCCATAAGGCTTGAAAATTAGCATATGGAAACAAGATATGTCAAGAAAAGAAAGACATGGGGTCAGGCACAGGAGACTTTATTCCTGCCTTCACGCTTTGCCCTGTAAAGGGCTTCATCCGCCTTCTTTACCAGC is from Nitrospirota bacterium and encodes:
- the nuoF gene encoding NADH-quinone oxidoreductase subunit NuoF translates to MTADIKVKVCMGPGGIAAGGTDVIEVFENELKVVDIKVNIEKHCSLHKVGCFGLCAKDVLVDVIIDSNKTTYQYVKPDMVSRIVRDHIIGGTPVKEWVVGDGYHNFYKKQIKVVLSDCGEIDPEDINAYISVGGYEATKKVFTSMTPEETIDIIKRSGLRGRGGAGFPTGNKWEICRKVQSDRKYMICNADEGDPGAFMDRAVLEGNPHAVIEGMIIGAYAIEANKGYVYIRAEYPLAVERLGKALDQAREKRLLGKNIFGTGFNFDIKIKLGAGAFVCGEETALIASIEGKRGMPTAKPPFPVYSGLWGKPTVINNVETLANVPFIIRNGAEWFASFGTEKSKGTKVFALTGKIKNTGLIEVPMGIPLREIIYDIGGGIEKGRAFKAVQTGGPSGGCIPAELLDIPVDYESLASAGSIIGSGGMVVLDEMDCMVEIARFFLQFTQNESCGKCIPCRVGTKRMLEILERVVAGNGKEGDIEILLELGNDIKVTSLCGLGQTAPNPVLTTIKYFRDEYESHIKEKWCKAGVCRDLITFYIDEVACKGCGLCLKECPPNAITGEKKQLHKINQDLCIKCRRCYEVCPTKFNAVKIGPADMLVENAKTGLFQD
- a CDS encoding NAD(P)H-dependent oxidoreductase subunit E, giving the protein MEETLKQILDNYRKNEGNIISLLQEVQEAFGYIPREAVEWFSKKLDIPSSSFFGVVTFYAQFHLKPTGKNIITACCGTACHVKGSERLIDGLRMELNLIEGEDTTEDREFTIEKVACVGTCSIAPVVIVNKKVHGRMTTDRLSKEIKKLRGEKR